The following DNA comes from Bacteroidales bacterium.
ATTTCAGCCGGCATAGTAAAAGCCCAAAACGGTGATAAAAATATCTTTCCCGATAATCAGGATATTGGAAAGGTTCAAAAGCAGGGAAATTTACAATATGATTCCAAAGACCAGCTCTATCACATCACCGGAGGAGGTGAAAATGTATGGTCAACCCGGGATGCCTTTCATTATGCCTGGCGTGAGATGGAAGGAGATTTCATTCTGCGGGCCAGGGTCAGATTCAAAGGAAGCGGAGATCACCCACACCGAAAGAGCGGATGGATGATCAGGGAGTCGCTTGAAGATGATGCTCCTTATGTTGATGCAGTGGTGCATGGCGATGGCCTTACCGCTATGCAATTCAGGGAAACCAAAGGGGGTGAAACAAGCGAAATCCGGTTGCCTGTTGAATCACCCGCCGTGATCCAGCTCGAAAAATCCGGCAACCAGTTTATCATGGGTGCTGCAACAGACGGAAATCCCATGGAATATTCGGATACCCTGAATCTGGATTTGGGTGGAAAGCTTTATACTGGCCTTTTCATGTGCTCCCATTCCGAAGGCACACTGGAAAAAGCCGTTTACAGCAATGTAAGGATTACCGTACCTGAGCCTGATGATATGATCGCTCAGAAAGATGAAGATGGAGGAAGCCGCATGGAAATCCTCGATGTACAGGAGAAGCACCGAAAGGTTATTTACACTTCAAAAAAAGCCTTTGAAGCACCCAACTGGGACCCCAATACCAACACACTGATCTATAACAGCGGAGGAAGGCTTTACGAACTGCCCGCTGAAGGGGGCCAGCCTGAGCCCATCAATACTGATTTCGCCACTTCAGTGAATAACGACCATGGTCTGTCACCGGGGGGCAATGAGATCGTCATCAGCCACCATTACGAGGATGAAGAGCAATCCGGCTCCCGCATTTATATCCTGCCTCGCGAAGGAGGCACGCCCCGGCCGGTAACGGATAAAGTTCCCTCCTACTGGCATGGCTGGTCACCGGATGGCAAACATCTGGTTTATGTAGGACGACGGAAAGGCGAATACAACATTTATAAAATAAAAACCAGCGGTGGAAGAGAAAAACAACTCACCGACCATAAAATGCTGGACGATGGACCCGAGTATTCACCGGACGGAAAATACATCTACTTCAACTCAGCCCGTACAGGCACCATGCAGATCTGGCGCATGCGCCCCGACGGATCCGATAAACAACAGATCACCTTTGACCGTTACAACGACTGGTTTCCCCATCCTTCACCGGACGGGAAATGGCTCATCTTTGTCTCCTATCTTCCAAGGATTGATGCCCAGGATCATCCACCTTACAAACGCTC
Coding sequences within:
- a CDS encoding TolB family protein, which gives rise to MKLLLKTTSYALLLLIISAGIVKAQNGDKNIFPDNQDIGKVQKQGNLQYDSKDQLYHITGGGENVWSTRDAFHYAWREMEGDFILRARVRFKGSGDHPHRKSGWMIRESLEDDAPYVDAVVHGDGLTAMQFRETKGGETSEIRLPVESPAVIQLEKSGNQFIMGAATDGNPMEYSDTLNLDLGGKLYTGLFMCSHSEGTLEKAVYSNVRITVPEPDDMIAQKDEDGGSRMEILDVQEKHRKVIYTSKKAFEAPNWDPNTNTLIYNSGGRLYELPAEGGQPEPINTDFATSVNNDHGLSPGGNEIVISHHYEDEEQSGSRIYILPREGGTPRPVTDKVPSYWHGWSPDGKHLVYVGRRKGEYNIYKIKTSGGREKQLTDHKMLDDGPEYSPDGKYIYFNSARTGTMQIWRMRPDGSDKQQITFDRYNDWFPHPSPDGKWLIFVSYLPRIDAQDHPPYKRS